A region of the Campylobacter subantarcticus LMG 24377 genome:
TCAAGTTTTTATTTTAAATTTACAAATATTTATAGTATTAACAAGCTTAATTTAGTTTAAATTAAACCATGATTTCAGAGGCTTTATTTATACTAATAATAGAATTTAAAATTTTACTTGCATTATTATTTTATAATGTTTAATATAATTTAACACAAATCAATAAATTTTACCACTAAGTATTGTAAAATATTAAAATTATCACAATAAAGGTTGTAATCATGATCAATATTTATCCTTATATACTAATAATACATTTATTTTGTGCTATATTTTTTATAGGATTTTTATTTACCGAGGTATTTTTGTTAAGAAAATTAAATTTGGATATTAAAAATACAATTAAAATAATGCCACCTATTGTATTGATTTTATTTCTTAGCGGTTTATATTTGGCTCATTTTCATTTGAATTCATTAAATTGGATATTTGTTTGCAAAATATTCTTTGCTTTATGTATTTTTATATTAATACTATTTTCTCTTTTTTATAAAATAATCTTAAAAAAACAAAATCCTTTTCATGCATATATTCATCCTATTGTATTTATTTTTACTATAATTATTGTAATATGTGCAAAATTAATGTTTTATATTGTTATTTAATTTCAAATAAATACCACATTCAAGATGATTTGTATTTGCAAATTGATCAAAAAATGCAAATTTAGATATTTTGTGAGTTTTACATAATTTCTTAAGATTTTCTCTTAAACTAATAGGATTACATGAAATATAAATGATATTTTCATAATTTTTAATAAGCTCAATCACACTTAAATCAAGTCCTGCTCTTGGTGGATCAACTAAAACATGAGATATACTAAAACTATCTAAATTTATACCTTTTAAACGATTAAATTCTCTTTCCTTTTTTAAGGCTTGACTTAATTCTTCGCTAGAAAGTCTTGTAAAAGATATATTTCCAATAGAATTTAAAGTGCAATTTTTTAGAGCAAATTCGATATTTTTTTTAGAAATTTCAGTTGCTAAAATCTTATTAAAATACTTTGCCAATACTATAGTAAAATTTCCATAACCACAATAAAGTTCTAATAAATCTTTTCTATCTTCTTTTTCTAATAAATCAACCACCCATTCAATCATTTTTTCATTTATAGTTGTATTTGGCTGTATAAAACAATCATTATTAAACTCGTATAAAAATTCATTTGTATTGATGTTTAAAATTTGTCTTAAATTTTCTCCATTAAATACAAGCTTTTTACCCCTACTTCTTGCTATGAGCTTAAGGTTTAATCTTGTAGATAATTCTTGTAGATCATGTATGATGGTTTCGATATTTTTATGATAAAGCAAGGTTGCACTTAAATCCAACTTAGTCGCTAAAAATTCCACTCCAAAAAGTTTATGTTTTAAATTTTCATTTAGATTATTTAATAAAATAGGCATATATTCTTGAATTTTTTCATCCGCTATATCAAATTTCTCAATAGGAGTTTTTTTCTTATTTTTAAACATTGCATAAGAAATTTCTCCATTTTCATGATGATATATAGAAAACTCTGCCCTAGTTCTATAAGCTTTTAAAGGTGATTTAAAGCACTGAATTTCTCCATCATATAAAGAAGAAAACAATGCTTTGTTTAAAGCAATTTTTTCTTCAAAATGCATTTACTCATCTACCTTTTTGCCAACTACAAAAAGCAAAGCTATCATAGCTAATATTCCAAAAACAAGCCCAAGCCATACATTAAGTCCTAGTGCTACTGGTAAATAACCACAAAGTATACTAATAGCACAAACACTTAAAGCATAAGGCATTTGTGTACTAACATGCGCTAAAAGATCACACTTGCTTCCCATAGAAGAAAGAATAGTCGTATCAGAAATTGGCGAACAATGATCTCCAAAAATCGCTCCCGTTAACACACCTGAAATATTAATAATCATATATTGGTGCAATTCTAAGCCATTTAAGTCATTATGCACCCCAACAGCCATTGCCAAAGGAATAGCCAAAGGCATTAAAATACCCATAGTCCCATAACTAGTTCCTGTTGAAAAAGAAATAATAGAAGCAAAAATAAAAATTACAGTTGGCAATAAATAAATAGGTGTTTTGTCTGAAAAAAGATCGATTAAATACTTAGAAGTTCCAAGATCTTTAATCACAGAAGCAAGTGACCACGCACAAAGTAAAATAATTACTGTCATAATCATAGTCCTCCAACCATGTGTCCAAACCGCAATCGCCTCTTTTAAAGTAAATATTTTTCTATACATTCCTAAAATAATAGCTACTATGGTGGCTAAAAGCGCTGCTTGAAACAACACTACCGAAGCATCAGCTGCGCCAAAAGTTTCTCTAAAAGCAAATAAACTAAATGGCGCTACATCAATTTGTGTTTTAATACTTGCATCATCTAAAGCATTATAGCCACTAAAATAAAAACCTATAAAAGAAAACACAATTAACACAGCCAAAGGTATGATCGCATTAGAAGCTTGTAATTTTACATGTTCTTTTGGCTCTAATACCTTATCTTCTATATTGTCAATTTGCTCATGTCCATGAGAAAATTTACCCGCTCTAGCTCGAAGTTCTGCTTTTAACATAGGCCCAAATTCTCTACCTGTATAAATTGTCAAAACAACAAAAATCAACATAAAAAGATTGTAAAATCTATAAGGTAAGGTTTGCACAAAGATTTCAAAAGCGTTAATTTCTTCTTTAGCTATGCCAAGGTGAGCAAAAGTTGCATTATCGATTAGATCATATCCACTACGAATTAAAGAAATTTCAAGTCCTATCCAAGTAGAAATAATAGCAAGGCCAGTAATTGGCGCTGCGGTAGCATCCATAATAAAAGCAAGTTTCTCACGGCTTACTCTAAATTTGTCAGTCACTGGACGCATAATAGGTCCTACGATTAATGAATTAGCATAATCATCAAAGAAAATAAAAATCCCCATACACCAAGTAGCAAATTGCGAACTTTTTGCTTGTTTGGCCTTAGTAGAAAGCCAAACGGCCACAGCTTTAGTACCCCCTGTTTTAGTAATCAGAGCTACAACCCCACCTATCGTTAAAACTTGAAGCAAAATACCTGCATTACCAGGACTTGCCATGGCATTTACCACTTTAGAGATAAATCCTGTAAAAGAAGCTATGATAGCATGATAAATACTATTTTCGATAAGCCCCAACATAAAAGTACCACTTAATGCACCAATAAACAACGAAAGCACTACATCTTTAGTAATAAAAGCTAAAATAATAGCTATCACCGGTGGCAAAAGAGTCCAAACCCCAAAAAGCTCTGCATTTGCTTGTGTATCAGCAAATAATAATAAAGGGGCTAATAGTAAATAAAAAATTCTCATATTTTTCCTTAAGTTTTTTTATATTTTTTCGCTAAAAGTTCCTGCCCATGTTTGAGTCACAGGCATAAGTTCGATTTCGTTAATATTAATATGCTCAGGCAAGCTAATAATAAAAGTAATAATTTTTGCTATATCTTCAGCTTTAATATATTTAGTATTTTCATAAATCTCATCAGCTTTTTTAATATCACCTTTAAATCTCACTTCGCTAAATTCAGTTTTACAAAGTCCTGGAGCAATATTAGTTACTTTTATATTACTTCCGCGCAAATCCGTTCTTAAAGCCTTAGAAAATTGTGCCACAAAAGCTTTCGTGCCACAATAAACATTGCCTCCATAATAAGGCACATTAGCTGCAATTGAACCAAGATTAATCACATGAGCATTTTTTACCCTTCTAAGTAAAGGTAAAGTAGCTCTTGCTATATATAAAAAGCCTTTGATATTAGTATCTACCATGGCTTCAATATCTTCAATATCTAAAGAATCAAACTCATCTAACCCTAAAGCAAGACCTGCATTATTAACAAGCAAAGAAATATTTTGTAAATCTTGAGGTAGATTTTCAATTGTTGCAAAAACTGCTTGCTTATCCCTAACATCAAGTACTATAGGGTAAATTTTATCTCCATAAAACCCTTGTAATTTTTCCAATCTTTGCTTGCGCCTTGCTATGGCTATAACTTTATAATCAAGCTCTATTAAAGCTTTTAAACTTTCCAATCCAAAGCCTGAACTTACCCCTGTTATTAAAGCAATTTTCATGGTTGCGCCTCTTCATATAACATCAAATTTTCATTTTCTTTTAAACCAAGTTTTTTTAAAAATTTAATATTTTGTTCTTTTTTTGCAATGATGGCAAAATCAAGAGCATTAAATCCTAAATCATCTATTTCTTTATAATTAGCTTTATAATCTATAAGCAACTTAAGCATTTTTACATCTGCGTAATTTGCCCCGTGCATAAAGATATTTTTAGAAGTATGCTCAAGCGCACATAAGGTGATAAAATATGGCGTATTACTTCCCATACTAGCAATAGAAAGTTTTTCATTGTCATTAATGTATTTTTGATTTACATTTGCACCATTTTCAAGCAAAAGCTTGGCAACTTTATAGTTGTTATATTCAACAGCATAAAACAACGGTGTTTTACCAAAAGAATTTTTATAATCAACCACCGCTTCATTTTCAAGCAAAAGCTTAACATTTTCTGCATTATCTAGTGCAAAAAATAAAGCAGACTCATAACCTTCATTTATTTTTACACCTAATTTTATAAATTCACTTACAATTTCACTTTCTCTATTATTTAACAAGGCTGATTTAAAACCATTGTTTAATTCTAAATTGCTAATTTTTTTAGTATAAATGTATTCTTTAATCTGCTCTAAAGAATTATTTTTATTAGCTACAAATTTTTCAAAGTCTGAAACATCTTTAAAAATTTTAGTCTCACCAACTGCCCAGTTTAAAAATTCATTCAAAGCATTACTAGCAAAATAAATTGCACTTGCTTTATCTAAATTAAATTCCTTTTGAAAATATCTTGTTAAAGGATTAATCGCATTGTTATATTCTTTCCAAAATTCCTTAAAAAGTTTAAAATTTCCAATGCTTTGATAAGCCCAAAATCTAAAATATGCTTTTAATTTTGCAAATTTTTCTTCGAGTATTATAGGATCTTGTAAAGTCTTTTGATGGCCTTGTGGATCAAGTGCAATTTCTAATAATTTAAAATCAAATTTTCTCAAATCACTAAAATATTCTCCACCCATACAAGCACTATTGCTTCCCCTAATTTCATTAGCAAGCTCATATAATCTTTTTGTGATTTGATTATTTTTTAAAGAAAAATCGCAATTTAAATCTACTTGAGCAAAATCTTGAGAAACTTGCGGTTTAAACTCTTTAAAAAAATCCATCTTATTTTCTTTGACATACCCACAAGTATAATCTAAAGCTAATGCATTTAAACTTATAATCAAACTAAATAATAAAATCTTCAAATATTTTCCTTTGATATAAATTAAATCACTATTTTAACTAAATTTTTGCTTTAATAACAATTAATTAATTTAAAATTCATACAATGCTTGCTTTTAAAATAAGGAAAAATATGTATAAAAATTTTTATAAAGCTAGTTTTGCTTATATTCTTTTACAAAGTGATAAAGATAAGCTTGTTAATGTTGATTTTGCTACATACAAGCCTAATTTCACCAAAGATAAACACCCTATTTTAGAACAAGCCTTAGAAGAATTAGACCTTTATTTTAACAAAAAACTCTTTGCTTTTAACACATCCTTAGCTCTAAAGGGGAGCGAATTTGAGCAAAAAGTATATAAAGCTTTAATTAAAATTCCCTATGGACAAACTAAAACATATCAAGAAATTGCTTCTTTTATCAATCATCCAAAAGCTTTTAGAGCGGTAGGTAATGCAAATTCTAAAAACAAACTTGCAATTTTTATACCTTGCCATAGAGTGGTAGCTAAAAATCACTTAGGCGGATACAATGGTGGTTTATTTATTAAAGAAGCTTTACTTAAATTAGAAGGTGTGCTTTAAAATGCCTAGTTTATTACTAGCAAGTTTTATTTGGGCTTTTTCTTTTCCATTAATTGGGCATTTTATAACTTTAGAAATGGATAGTTTTTTTGCTGCATTTGCAAAAGTTTTTTTGTCTTTATTAGTATTTTTGCCTTTTTTAAATTTTAAGCTGAATTTGCATTTAAAACTAAAACTCATAAGCATTGGAGCTTTACAACTTGGTATGATGAATTTATTTTATTATCATTCTTTTTTATATTTAAGTGTAAGCGAAGTAGCGCTTTTTACTATCTTTACGCCTTTTTATGTTGTGTTTTTTTATGGGCTTTTTTCAAAAAATCTTAGATATTTATATTTTATAAGTATTTTTATATGTATTATAGGTGCTTTTGTAGTTAAATTTGATAATATTAACTCTAATTTTTTATATGGCTTTTTACTTATTCAAGGAGCTAATTTGGTATTTGGCGCTGGACAAAGTTTTTATAAAATTTTATTAGAAAAAAATACAAATTTAAGTCAAAAAGAAGCTTTTGCTTATTTTTATTTAGGTGCAATCTGCGTAACCTTACCTGCTTTTTTATTTTTTGGAGATTATAATAATTTACCATCCAATTTAAGCTCCTGGATAGCTTTGATATATCTTGGTACTATTGCTTCAGGGCTTGGATATTTTTTATGGAATAAAGGCTCTACTGAAGTAGATAGTGGAGTTTTAGCCTTGATGAATAATGCCATTATACCTATAAGTATTTTTATCAATATGAGTATTTTTGGAGTAGATGTAGAGCTACTACCTTTTTGCATAGGGACTTTAATCATTCTTTTTTCGTTTTTTATACATAAAAAAATCATGCATTATTATGATAAGAAATCTTGCTCAAATACAAACCACTAGCAGGAGCTAAAAATCTACAATGAGCTTTTTTAGCATTGATTTGTTCTAAAAGCTCATTTTGGCTCATTTTTCCTTCTAATACCTTTAAAATACTTGCCATCATCATTCTAATTTGCGATCTTAAAAAACCATTTGCTTCAAAATAAAACACAGTATAATTTTTATAAGCATAAACTCTAGTTTTATACATTTTTCTTATACTTGTTTTATTATCAGAGCCTTCTTTTTGAAAGAGTTTAAAATCATGTTCTCCTTCAAATAAAAAAGCAATTTCTTTGGCTAATTTAATATTTATTTTTGGATAAAAATGAACATAAGAAGCTAAAAAAGGATTATATTTCTCATGGCTTATGATATATCGATATGCTCTTTTTTTCACATCAAAACGCACTTGGAAATTTTCTTGCATTCTTTGAATATGCTTTATATGTATAAATGGGTGCGCAAAATGATTGATTTTATTTTTTAAATACACAAAATCTTTAAAATGTTCTCCCACTTTTACACAAGCAACTGCATTAAATGCATGCACACCTTTATCAGTTCTTGAAGCAAATAAAGGCTTTTCATAAATACCTAAATGTGATAAAGCCTGCACTAAAGCATCTTGGACACTAAGCTTATGTGGTTGGGTAGCTGAACCTTGAAATTTAGAGCCATCATAAGAAAAAGTTAATTTCAAAAGCATTAATACTTACTTGCAATTTTTGCTTTAAAATAAAACAAAGAAGCGATTAAAAAGCTTGAAAAAATCACAGCAATAGCTACAAAAGGAGGATTATAAAAACTAATCAAAAGCGTAAAATAAGCAAAAATAATCACAAAAATTCCAAAATAAGCAAAACCTTTTTCATAACGATAAGTTACTATACCAAAAGAGAGTGCAAAAAGCACACTAGCTAAAGGAAATAAAGCTATAAGAATATAAATAACAAATTCTTTTGCCTTTTCTTTATTATTTGTCACATCAGACCAATACCCATAAAAACTTTTGGTATTTAATTCCTTAGAAGAAAGTTTGCTTTTAATTAATAAATTTTTAAAACTCGAAATATGCCAATCTTCTTCCTTAATCTCATAAGCTTTTCCCTCATCTAGTTTAAAAGTAATCACTCCATCATTTGTTTCTAACTTTCCTTCTTTGGCTAAAATCACTTGTTCTTTATCTTGTGAGTTTTTCTTTGGATGATACATTATGATATTTTTATAAGTTTCATCAGAATTTTTAGTATCAATAAAAACAAGCCATTCTCCATATCTTTGTCCAAATTCTCCTGTTTTTATACTTACTTTAGCACTAATTTTTTTATAATCTACAAAATTATCAAAAAGTTCAAAAGATATAGGTATAAAAACCAAAACCACAACAAGCATAAAAGCACTTACTAAAGCTGCAATTTTTGCAAAAAAACTTGCTATCATACCTGGAGCTATGCTCAAAGCAAATAACACTGTGCTTTCATTTTCCCTAGAAAGTCTATAAAAGGCCAAAGTTAAAGCTATGAAAAAAGATATGGGTAAAGTAAAAATCAATATCTTTGGCAAAAGAAAAATATACAATTTGATTAACTCAAAAAAAGTAATTTCAATATAAGCAGTAATTTTAGCAAGTTGTATAAAAAATATAATCGAAACAATAATAAATAAGGTAAAAAACAAAGACAACATTGTGCTTAAAAACTGATTAAGCAAATACTTATAAACTAGTTTCATAATATACTTTCTATACTTAGATTAATCAAAATTCCACAAAATAGAAAAGGAATCATAGGCATTTGATAATCTTTCTTAGCTATTTTTATAAACATCAAAAGACTTAAAAAACTTGAAATAAATAAAATCAAAAAGCCTTTTTCATAGCCAAAAATTCCAAAAATCAAAGCTATTATTATAACATCACCTTCCCCTAAACTTTCTAAAATTTCATCTCTTTTTTTAAAATTTTTAATAAAGTTAATCATACTTTTTAGTATAAAAATTAACCCTGCCCCAAAACACACTCGAAATAAAAAGCTATCTTGAAAATTTTCTAAATTTAAACCATTATGTAAAAAATCAAAATAAAAAGCCAAAATAAATAAAATCCAAAGCCAAAACTCACTCACTGCTTTTAAGTAATAATCCATCCAAGAAAGTACTAATAATACAGCTAACATACAAGCAAAAATTAAAATTTGAAAAGCATCTTCAATTAGATAAAAAGCAAAAACAAACAAACATGCACAAATAAGTTCATTAAAAGGATAAATCAAAGAAATTTTTTCTTTGCAAAAAGCACATTTGCCTTTTAAAAATACAAAAGATAATAAAGGAAAAAGATGATAAAATTTTAAAGTTTTAAGACATTTGGGACATTTTGATCTTGGGCTTATTATGCTTTCTTTATTAATTGTTCTTAAAATCACAACATTGACAAAAGAACCCACGCAAAGCCCTAGCAATAAAAAGAAAAATATCA
Encoded here:
- the truA gene encoding tRNA pseudouridine(38-40) synthase TruA, which codes for MLLKLTFSYDGSKFQGSATQPHKLSVQDALVQALSHLGIYEKPLFASRTDKGVHAFNAVACVKVGEHFKDFVYLKNKINHFAHPFIHIKHIQRMQENFQVRFDVKKRAYRYIISHEKYNPFLASYVHFYPKINIKLAKEIAFLFEGEHDFKLFQKEGSDNKTSIRKMYKTRVYAYKNYTVFYFEANGFLRSQIRMMMASILKVLEGKMSQNELLEQINAKKAHCRFLAPASGLYLSKISYHNNA
- the trmA gene encoding tRNA (uridine(54)-C5)-methyltransferase TrmA, whose translation is MHFEEKIALNKALFSSLYDGEIQCFKSPLKAYRTRAEFSIYHHENGEISYAMFKNKKKTPIEKFDIADEKIQEYMPILLNNLNENLKHKLFGVEFLATKLDLSATLLYHKNIETIIHDLQELSTRLNLKLIARSRGKKLVFNGENLRQILNINTNEFLYEFNNDCFIQPNTTINEKMIEWVVDLLEKEDRKDLLELYCGYGNFTIVLAKYFNKILATEISKKNIEFALKNCTLNSIGNISFTRLSSEELSQALKKEREFNRLKGINLDSFSISHVLVDPPRAGLDLSVIELIKNYENIIYISCNPISLRENLKKLCKTHKISKFAFFDQFANTNHLECGIYLKLNNNIKH
- a CDS encoding LptF/LptG family permease, whose amino-acid sequence is MKLVYKYLLNQFLSTMLSLFFTLFIIVSIIFFIQLAKITAYIEITFFELIKLYIFLLPKILIFTLPISFFIALTLAFYRLSRENESTVLFALSIAPGMIASFFAKIAALVSAFMLVVVLVFIPISFELFDNFVDYKKISAKVSIKTGEFGQRYGEWLVFIDTKNSDETYKNIIMYHPKKNSQDKEQVILAKEGKLETNDGVITFKLDEGKAYEIKEEDWHISSFKNLLIKSKLSSKELNTKSFYGYWSDVTNNKEKAKEFVIYILIALFPLASVLFALSFGIVTYRYEKGFAYFGIFVIIFAYFTLLISFYNPPFVAIAVIFSSFLIASLFYFKAKIASKY
- a CDS encoding Na+/H+ antiporter NhaC family protein; the protein is MRIFYLLLAPLLLFADTQANAELFGVWTLLPPVIAIILAFITKDVVLSLFIGALSGTFMLGLIENSIYHAIIASFTGFISKVVNAMASPGNAGILLQVLTIGGVVALITKTGGTKAVAVWLSTKAKQAKSSQFATWCMGIFIFFDDYANSLIVGPIMRPVTDKFRVSREKLAFIMDATAAPITGLAIISTWIGLEISLIRSGYDLIDNATFAHLGIAKEEINAFEIFVQTLPYRFYNLFMLIFVVLTIYTGREFGPMLKAELRARAGKFSHGHEQIDNIEDKVLEPKEHVKLQASNAIIPLAVLIVFSFIGFYFSGYNALDDASIKTQIDVAPFSLFAFRETFGAADASVVLFQAALLATIVAIILGMYRKIFTLKEAIAVWTHGWRTMIMTVIILLCAWSLASVIKDLGTSKYLIDLFSDKTPIYLLPTVIFIFASIISFSTGTSYGTMGILMPLAIPLAMAVGVHNDLNGLELHQYMIINISGVLTGAIFGDHCSPISDTTILSSMGSKCDLLAHVSTQMPYALSVCAISILCGYLPVALGLNVWLGLVFGILAMIALLFVVGKKVDE
- a CDS encoding EamA family transporter — protein: MPSLLLASFIWAFSFPLIGHFITLEMDSFFAAFAKVFLSLLVFLPFLNFKLNLHLKLKLISIGALQLGMMNLFYYHSFLYLSVSEVALFTIFTPFYVVFFYGLFSKNLRYLYFISIFICIIGAFVVKFDNINSNFLYGFLLIQGANLVFGAGQSFYKILLEKNTNLSQKEAFAYFYLGAICVTLPAFLFFGDYNNLPSNLSSWIALIYLGTIASGLGYFLWNKGSTEVDSGVLALMNNAIIPISIFINMSIFGVDVELLPFCIGTLIILFSFFIHKKIMHYYDKKSCSNTNH
- a CDS encoding ankyrin repeat domain-containing protein gives rise to the protein MKILLFSLIISLNALALDYTCGYVKENKMDFFKEFKPQVSQDFAQVDLNCDFSLKNNQITKRLYELANEIRGSNSACMGGEYFSDLRKFDFKLLEIALDPQGHQKTLQDPIILEEKFAKLKAYFRFWAYQSIGNFKLFKEFWKEYNNAINPLTRYFQKEFNLDKASAIYFASNALNEFLNWAVGETKIFKDVSDFEKFVANKNNSLEQIKEYIYTKKISNLELNNGFKSALLNNRESEIVSEFIKLGVKINEGYESALFFALDNAENVKLLLENEAVVDYKNSFGKTPLFYAVEYNNYKVAKLLLENGANVNQKYINDNEKLSIASMGSNTPYFITLCALEHTSKNIFMHGANYADVKMLKLLIDYKANYKEIDDLGFNALDFAIIAKKEQNIKFLKKLGLKENENLMLYEEAQP
- a CDS encoding O-6-alkylguanine-DNA/cysteine-protein-methyltransferase, producing MYKNFYKASFAYILLQSDKDKLVNVDFATYKPNFTKDKHPILEQALEELDLYFNKKLFAFNTSLALKGSEFEQKVYKALIKIPYGQTKTYQEIASFINHPKAFRAVGNANSKNKLAIFIPCHRVVAKNHLGGYNGGLFIKEALLKLEGVL
- a CDS encoding prepilin peptidase, with protein sequence MIFFFLLLGLCVGSFVNVVILRTINKESIISPRSKCPKCLKTLKFYHLFPLLSFVFLKGKCAFCKEKISLIYPFNELICACLFVFAFYLIEDAFQILIFACMLAVLLVLSWMDYYLKAVSEFWLWILFILAFYFDFLHNGLNLENFQDSFLFRVCFGAGLIFILKSMINFIKNFKKRDEILESLGEGDVIIIALIFGIFGYEKGFLILFISSFLSLLMFIKIAKKDYQMPMIPFLFCGILINLSIESIL
- a CDS encoding short-chain dehydrogenase/reductase, subgroup 5 is translated as MKIALITGVSSGFGLESLKALIELDYKVIAIARRKQRLEKLQGFYGDKIYPIVLDVRDKQAVFATIENLPQDLQNISLLVNNAGLALGLDEFDSLDIEDIEAMVDTNIKGFLYIARATLPLLRRVKNAHVINLGSIAANVPYYGGNVYCGTKAFVAQFSKALRTDLRGSNIKVTNIAPGLCKTEFSEVRFKGDIKKADEIYENTKYIKAEDIAKIITFIISLPEHININEIELMPVTQTWAGTFSEKI